The genomic segment CGGACCGGCGCGCGGTGGTCGCGGTCATGCCGATCAGCAGGCCGCTGGCCAGCAGCAACACCCCGTCCCGCGCCACATCGACGGTGAACTCCCCGCGGGCGAACCCGGTGGCCAGCGCGATCACCAGCCCGCCGAGCAGGCCGCCGGTCGCGCCGAACCGCGCGCCCGCCACCAGCTGCGGCACCGCCGCCCAGACGGTGGTGATCAGCGGATCGGCCGCGTCGAACTGCGCGTCGGCGAGGATCCACGGCGAGGTCAGCATCAGCCCGGCGGTGACCACCACGTCGGCGACCACCAGCCAGCGCCAGTGCCACCGCTGCGCCTCACGGGCGTAGACCACGCTGGTCAGCCCGGTCCAAACGGTCATCACGCCGAGGACCGCCCAGGCGAGCCAGGCGCGGCGGTACTCGTCCTGGTGCACCACCACGATGCCGGCGGCGAACACCAGGGTCAGCACGCGCAGCCCGATCGCGCCCCACCACAGCGGCGAGGCGAGATCGCGTGCGGTGGGCCCGAAGCGCGTGCTCACTTCTTCTCGGGTTCCCCGTCATCGTCCGGGATGGTCGTGTTGGGCTCGGCGCTCTGGTCGTGCAGCACGTCCACGTCGGCCGGATCGGGGTCGCGCTCGTGCAGCAGCGACTTGATCCCGGAGTTGAGCACGGCCAGCAGCGGGACCGCGAGCAGCGCGCCGGCGATCCCGGCGGCGACCAGCCCGGCGGTGATCGCCAGCACCACGGCCAGCGGATGCAGCTTGACCGCCCGGCCCAGCAGCAGCGGCTGCAGGATGTGGCTTTCCAGCTGCATCACCAGCACCACCACGCCGAGCACGATCAACGCGGTGACGATCCCGTTGGTCACCAGCGCCACCAGCACCGCCACCGCACCGGCCAGCACCGCGCCGATGATCGGCACGAACGCGCTGAGGAACACCAGCGTGGACAGCGGGATCACCAGCGGGACCCCGAGGATCCACAGCCCGATGCCGATGCCGACGGCGTCCACCACGGCCACCGCCGCGGTCGCGCGCACGTAGCTGACCAGTGAGGCGAAGCCGCGGCGACCGGCCACGTCCACCCGGGTGCGCACCTGGCGCGGCACCCCGCCGGTGAGGAAGGTCCAGATCCGCTCGCCACCGGCCAGGAAGAAGATCAGGATGAACAGCGTCAGCACGAACCCGGTGAGCACCTCGCCGACCGTGGTCGCGGTGGTCAGCGCGCTGTCGGTGATGGTCGCCTGGTTCTTCTTCAGGAACTCGATCGACTGGTTGATGAAGTCCTGGATCTGCGTCTGCCGCAGGTGCATCGGGCCGTTGACCAGCCAGTTCTCGATCTGGTCCAGGCTCTCGGTGAGCTGCTGCTGCAGGGCGGGCAGGCCGCTGGTGAACTGCACCACGACGAAGGTGAGCAGGCCGCCGAGCAGGCCGAGGCCGCCGATCAGCACGATGCCCGCGGCCAGTCCGCGCGGCACACCCACCTTGACCAGCGAGGCCACGCCGGGCGCCATCAGCGCGGCCAGCAGCAGCGCGATGGACAGCGGGATGACCACCACCGACATGTAGCCGACCAGCCAGACGATCACGTACAACGCGGCGATCACCACGAGGAACCGCCAGGCGAGCGCGGCACCGATCCGCAGACCGCGCGGCACGACGGTGGTCACGTCGAGTTCGACCGGCAGTCCGGGGTAGTCGGGGGCGGGCACGTGGACGGGCTTGTTCTCCTGCTCCGGCACATCCGACAACCTAGCCGTGACCGGGGTGCGCCAGCAGGTCGATGGCCGGAAACACGCCAGCCGACCACGTGTGGTGACGGCTCGCGACACCCTGTGCACTTCACACGATCGGGCCATCAAGCCGCGTCGAAGTCGCGTCGGCGGTCCCGGTAGGACAGTCTCGGGATCGCGCCGACAGCACGTGAGCGATTCACCACCTGCGTATCCGAGATGCGATACCCGGCGCCCGAGTCCCGAATCGAAGTCAGGCGAGGAGCACGCGGTAGTGGCGGAAGTGGCGGCGGACCAGCGAGGCGCACAGCGCGCCGGTCGCTGGGCTTCGCGCGCTCTCGTGGTCGCCGGCGGCGTGCTCGCCGGTACGGCCGCCGCCTGGGCCTTCGCCACCGGTGCCTCGGCCACCGAGATCCCGGACGCCACCGAACCCGGCGCCGCCGACCTCACCCCGGTCACCGACGCGACCGTCGCGGGCCTGAACGACACCACCGGCGGGGTGGCCGAGCTGACCGGCGATGTCGCCGGCGCGGCC from the Amycolatopsis magusensis genome contains:
- a CDS encoding AI-2E family transporter; the protein is MPAPDYPGLPVELDVTTVVPRGLRIGAALAWRFLVVIAALYVIVWLVGYMSVVVIPLSIALLLAALMAPGVASLVKVGVPRGLAAGIVLIGGLGLLGGLLTFVVVQFTSGLPALQQQLTESLDQIENWLVNGPMHLRQTQIQDFINQSIEFLKKNQATITDSALTTATTVGEVLTGFVLTLFILIFFLAGGERIWTFLTGGVPRQVRTRVDVAGRRGFASLVSYVRATAAVAVVDAVGIGIGLWILGVPLVIPLSTLVFLSAFVPIIGAVLAGAVAVLVALVTNGIVTALIVLGVVVLVMQLESHILQPLLLGRAVKLHPLAVVLAITAGLVAAGIAGALLAVPLLAVLNSGIKSLLHERDPDPADVDVLHDQSAEPNTTIPDDDGEPEKK